The following proteins come from a genomic window of Rutidosis leptorrhynchoides isolate AG116_Rl617_1_P2 chromosome 10, CSIRO_AGI_Rlap_v1, whole genome shotgun sequence:
- the LOC139873080 gene encoding probable NOT transcription complex subunit VIP2 → MSGLLNNSSLNRSASNLQDNIAGQPFSTSFSAQSGAPSPVFQHSGSIQGLHNIHGSFNLSNMQGTLGSRNSTMPNVPSSGLQQPSVNLSSGRFTSNITGALSQINSHGHPGLANRGGMGVVGNPGFSSSSNVVGGSIPGVLPTSAAIGNRNAVPGVGVSPILGNSSPRITNSAGNIIGGGNVGRSINTGGGLSMSGLSSRLNLNTNSGSGHVGMQGSNRLMGGMLQQASPQVMSMFGNSYHSGGPLSQNHVNNLNSMSMMNDMNHNDGSPFDLNDFPQLSSRPSSSGGVQGQIGSLRKQSLGVSPIVQQNQEFSIQNEDFPALPGFKGGNADYGIDLHQKEQIHDNNSSMMQSPHFSMGRSSGFNLGGTFSTQRQQQQSNQDLHHLHGSDMFQGSNSSFHSQASGLPGVGLRPLNSQNTVSGIGSYDQFMNQYPPQQNQSQFRLQQMSGSGQSYRDQGMKSLQAAPDRFGLLGLLSVIRMSDPDLTSIALGIDLTTLGLNLNSAENLHRTFGSPWSDEPIKGDPDFTVPQCYYAKEPPFLNQRYFSKFQLNTLFYIFYSMPQDEAQLYAANELYNRGWFYHREVRSWFMRAANMEPLVKTNAYERGSYICFDPNTWETIRKDNFVVYYEAVDKRPTLPQH, encoded by the exons ATGTCAGGGTTGCTTAATAAT TCGTCTCTTAACAGATCAGCTTCAAATCTTCAAGATAATATCGCCGGGCAGCCGTTTTCCACATCTTTCTCTGCTCAATCTGGCGCACCTTCTCCTGTTTTTCAACACAGTG GATCTATTCAGGGCCTCCATAACATACATGGTAGTTTTAATTTATCTAATATGCAAGGCACCCTTGGATCAAGAAATTCAACAATGCCTAATGTACCTTCAAGTGGGCTTCAGCAACCAAGTGTAAATCTTTCTAGTGGACGTTTTACATCAAATATTACCGGTGCTCTTTCTCAG ATCAATTCACATGGTCACCCTGGTCTAGCAAACAGAGGTGGCATGGGTGTTGTTGGAAACCCGGGGTTCAGTAGTAGCTCAAACGTGGTTGGTGGTTCGATTCCTGGAGTACTTCCCACATCTGCAGCAATTGGCAACCGCAATGCTGTTCCAGGGGTTGGTGTATCCCCTATTTTAGGAAATTCGAGCCCACGAATAACAAACTCTGCTGGAAATATCATCGGTGGCGGTAATGTTGGGAGAAGCATAAATACGGGTGGCGGATTATCCATGTCGGGTCTCTCTTCTCGCTTAAATCTGAATACTAATAGCGGGTCTGGACATGTAGGAATGCAGGGATCAAATAGATTAATGGGCGGTATGCTTCAACAAG CTTCTCCGCAGGTGATGTCTATGTTTGGAAATTCCTATCATTCAGGGGGCCCACTATCTCAAAATCATGTTAACAATCTTAACTCAATGAGCATGATGAATGATATGAACCACAATGATGGTTCCCCGTTCGATTTAAATGACTTTCCTCAGCTTAGTAGCCGCCCTAGTTCCTCTGGTGGGGTCCAAGGACAAATAG GTTCTTTGCGAAAACAAAGCCTTGGTGTTAGTCCCATTGTACAACAAAATCAAGAATTTAGCATTCAGAATGAAGATTTTCCTGCACTGCCAGGATTTAAAG GTGGCAATGCAGATTATGGCATAGATTTGCACCAGAAGGAACAGATTCATGACAATAATTCTTCCATGATGCAGTCTCCACATTTTTCT ATGGGAAGGTCGTCAGGATTTAATTTGGGAGGAACATTTTCAACACAACGTCAACAGCAGCAAAGCAATCAGGATCTGCACCACTTGCATGGCTCAGATATGTTCCAAGGCTCAAATTCATCGTTTCATTCGCAG GCCAGTGGACTCCCTGGTGTAGGATTGAGACCTCTAAATTCCCAAAACACAGTTTCTGGAATCGGTTCATACGACCAATTTATGAACCAGTATCCACCACAACAAAATCAATCTCAATTTCGGCTGCAACAAATGTCTGGTTCTGGTCAATCATATAGAGATCAGGGTATGAAGTCACTGCAAGCTGCTCCAGATCGATTTGGTTTGCTTGGTCTATTGAGTGTCATTCGAATGAGTGACCCTGATTTGACATCTATTGCTCTTGGCATCGATTTGACAACTCTAGGGCTAAATTTGAATTCAGCAGAAAATCTACACAGAACATTTGGGTCTCCATGGTCAGATGAGCCCATTAAAGGCGATCCTGATTTTACAGTGCCACAATGCTATTATGCTAAAGAACCTCCCTTTTTGAAT CAACGATATTTTTCGAAGTTCCAGTTGAACACGCTGTTCTATATCTTCTACAG CATGCCTCAAGATGAAGCACAATTGTACGCTGCAAATGAACT GTATAATAGAGGTTGGTTTTATCACCGAGAAGTCCGTTCATGGTTTATGAGGGCTGCAAACATGGAACCTTTGGTCAAGACAAATGCATACGAGAGAGGCTCATATATATGTTTTGATCCAAACACATGGGAAACAATTCGCAAG GATAATTTTGTTGTCTACTATGAAGCAGTGGATAAAAGACCAACCCTGCCTCAACATTGA